A genomic region of Drosophila kikkawai strain 14028-0561.14 chromosome X, DkikHiC1v2, whole genome shotgun sequence contains the following coding sequences:
- the LOC108080357 gene encoding pleckstrin homology-like domain family B member 3 isoform X4, producing MYRINAMIPCCGGKDAHLFEKAAEMQKLSSKADDDTPEQQQQVQKLNGDKENRKSTGSSPTTTAAAAALSATPQQQRHSQPELEHHAIALGLGSGTGGGGQLVARSPRPLSEANNCEAGLEAPKFANGMMDSTISSAQAGTDNKRASSNSQDTASAGSGSGNSGSGGSTASERKRVLPKHQRPLTRYLPIFSPDLNLRHHIETAGHQIDLCPHVFVDAQSCRGYLHKLGATFHAWSRRWFVLDRQRGALIYFSDKSERKTRGGAYFASIDEVYLDHLNASKSGRPHCTFIVKTKKRSYNLQAASDSAARIWIDAIITGAQGNLDY from the exons atgtatcGAATCAATGCGATGATTCCCTGCTG cggCGGCAAAGATGCTCATCTATTTGAGAAGGCCGCCGAGATGCAAAAGCTCAGCAGCAAAGCAGACGATGATACAcctgagcagcagcagcaggtacAAAAGTTAAATGGCGACAAGGAAAACAGAAAGTCAACCGGCAgcagtccaacaacaacagcagcagcagcagcattatCAGCGACACCGCAACAG CAACGCCACTCGCAACCGGAACTGGAACATCATGCCATTGCCCTGGGCCTAGGCAGTGGCACTGGTGGCGGCGGTCAATTGGTGGCCCGCAGTCCCCGCCCCCTGTCCGAGGCCAACAACTGTGAGGCTGGCTTGGAGGCACCCAAGTTTGCCAATGGAATGATGGACTCGACGATTTCCTCGGCACAGGCAGGCACGGATAATAAGCGGGCCAGCAGCAACTCACAGGACACGGCATCGGCGGGCAGTGGCAGTGGGAatagcggcagcggcggcagcacgGCCAGCGAACGGAAGCGCGTCCTGCCGAAGCACCAGCGTCCGCTGACCCGTTACCTGCCCATCTTCTCGCCGGATCTGAATCTGCGGCATCATATCGAGACGGCTGGTCACCAGATCGATCTGTGTCCGCACGTCTTTGTGGATGCCCAAAGCTGTCGAGG ATATCTGCACAAGCTGGGAGCCACGTTTCATGCGTGGTCGAGGCGCTGGTTTGTCCTGGATCGCCAGAGGGGAGCcttgatatatttttcggATAAGTCGGAGAGAAAGACCAGGGGCGGAGCCTATTTTGCA TCCATTGACGAGGTCTATCTGGATCACCTGAATGCCTCGAAGAGCGGCCGACCCCATTGCACGTTTATTGTCAAGACGAAGAAGCGCAGCTACAATCTGCAGGCGGCCTCCGATTCGGCGGCGCGAATTTGGATCGATGCCATTATAACCGGAGCCCAGGGAAACCTGGACTATTAa
- the LOC108080357 gene encoding pleckstrin homology-like domain family B member 3 isoform X3: protein MYRINAMIPCCGGKDAHLFEKAAEMQKLSSKADDDTPEQQQQVQKLNGDKENRKSTGSSPTTTAAAAALSATPQQKRTFSCAIFQQRHSQPELEHHAIALGLGSGTGGGGQLVARSPRPLSEANNCEAGLEAPKFANGMMDSTISSAQAGTDNKRASSNSQDTASAGSGSGNSGSGGSTASERKRVLPKHQRPLTRYLPIFSPDLNLRHHIETAGHQIDLCPHVFVDAQSCRGYLHKLGATFHAWSRRWFVLDRQRGALIYFSDKSERKTRGGAYFASIDEVYLDHLNASKSGRPHCTFIVKTKKRSYNLQAASDSAARIWIDAIITGAQGNLDY from the exons atgtatcGAATCAATGCGATGATTCCCTGCTG cggCGGCAAAGATGCTCATCTATTTGAGAAGGCCGCCGAGATGCAAAAGCTCAGCAGCAAAGCAGACGATGATACAcctgagcagcagcagcaggtacAAAAGTTAAATGGCGACAAGGAAAACAGAAAGTCAACCGGCAgcagtccaacaacaacagcagcagcagcagcattatCAGCGACACCGCAACAG AAACGCACTTTTTCTTGTGCTATATTTCAGCAACGCCACTCGCAACCGGAACTGGAACATCATGCCATTGCCCTGGGCCTAGGCAGTGGCACTGGTGGCGGCGGTCAATTGGTGGCCCGCAGTCCCCGCCCCCTGTCCGAGGCCAACAACTGTGAGGCTGGCTTGGAGGCACCCAAGTTTGCCAATGGAATGATGGACTCGACGATTTCCTCGGCACAGGCAGGCACGGATAATAAGCGGGCCAGCAGCAACTCACAGGACACGGCATCGGCGGGCAGTGGCAGTGGGAatagcggcagcggcggcagcacgGCCAGCGAACGGAAGCGCGTCCTGCCGAAGCACCAGCGTCCGCTGACCCGTTACCTGCCCATCTTCTCGCCGGATCTGAATCTGCGGCATCATATCGAGACGGCTGGTCACCAGATCGATCTGTGTCCGCACGTCTTTGTGGATGCCCAAAGCTGTCGAGG ATATCTGCACAAGCTGGGAGCCACGTTTCATGCGTGGTCGAGGCGCTGGTTTGTCCTGGATCGCCAGAGGGGAGCcttgatatatttttcggATAAGTCGGAGAGAAAGACCAGGGGCGGAGCCTATTTTGCA TCCATTGACGAGGTCTATCTGGATCACCTGAATGCCTCGAAGAGCGGCCGACCCCATTGCACGTTTATTGTCAAGACGAAGAAGCGCAGCTACAATCTGCAGGCGGCCTCCGATTCGGCGGCGCGAATTTGGATCGATGCCATTATAACCGGAGCCCAGGGAAACCTGGACTATTAa
- the LOC108080378 gene encoding uncharacterized protein isoform X1 encodes MPSKKHLGSQGCSRSSRRRTIQLSEFLREEDEDGVQQSNEGSIAILAASCVTATPVVTPDTTTDDLEKVALKSPADSPAQTPPSPPSLQNPANAWHLSSAEREPPSQGTFRPDQQAFPDLGKQVKKVKALALPEAKVKSLSTARSRRGGPVLGNFMPKATAAGRDQAVARWLSSVQSPFDISQPSQRSKAPSSGSPPRITILKRPTSQQPEETAATPALELGPSQQRQPPKSPGLSSQKMPENPSALAEIPAGKEDALVPASPSATKDQPQGRSRSFWEESDDSSVENQLPAPTHSSLLNAKAKEFRPERQQEQLHPAGESPKRRRRLQRFNRTLKRRQLSQAHIDSLFESQSQAPLVLPSCYHSAPPAAAQQRSVSPGIGDCPVAAPPPTPPGVNEDNAEVSQLVFQMESLSSSGELEPKDVSLANPLPSSISGPSQLNHTLSSSLAPQEKNQPETVISPDLCYSGSLLDMDREDTQEEEEQHQQEEQHQQEEEQQQQQQEEEQASPLLLTPNLQPEAGHQQQLPVTPKLIFQSPASHGQDYPQPDLNCVPHNLKKLHKTVTQRYSDYAFVYALSAQLGQECVPMDCYVYLKMALLASLVSIEPDELRPPISLCIIATDSLMAHRLMNSIGQLAPRFVGPHEYGLQPTVTGGGQLSSLRYNWVVASPLLLAQQGVYYVGDWTRLAKEQGEQIEKSIENGSVAVPQLQTDQALEAAIWMHWQPENSSNQSLTFAKLCPIFGLPIYMGDGLATSKDSLWSFLLRQHSKEDEQEDDQPDGLNIPEEDMRMLLHLLNQRQVTFEEKAQHMLQKYYVIARKERPTVFTSKTYIVLKQFAESFAKLALRLEVLESDVCVAIFHCEHFVQQIFGGISQPPPAVKSFRVISHIDPYMNEFSRWLLQYLDRYEDQELGMHKAKRRRSDTWEFF; translated from the exons ATGCCATCTAAGAAGCATCTAGGCAGCCAGGGTTGCAGCCGCTCCAGCCGGCGCCGTACGATCCAGCTGAGTGAGTTTCTGCGCGAAGAGGATGAGGATGGAGTCCAGCAGTCCAACGAGGGCTCCATTGCAATCCTCGCTGCTAGTTGCGTCACTGCAACCCCTGTTGTGACACCAGACACAACCACCGATGATCTGGAGAAGGTAGCACTTAAATCCCCAGCAGATTCCCCTGCCCAGACTCCTCCATCGCCTCCAAGCCTGCAGAACCCAGCAAACGCTTGGCATTTATCTTCCGCCGAAAGGGAACCCCCCTCTCAAGGCACCTTTAGGCCCGATCAGCAGGCATTTCCCGACTTGGGCAAGCAGGTGAAGAAGGTCAAGGCGCTGGCCTTGCCGGAAGCCAAAGTTAAGTCTCTCAGCACAGCTCGTTCTCGACGCGGTGGCCCAGTTCTGGGCAACTTTATgccaaaagcaacagcagctggcAGAGATCAGGCTGTGGCCAGGTGGCTGAGCTCCGTCCAGTCGCCTTTTGATATAAGTCAGCCGAGTCAGCGCAGCAAGGCGCCTTCCTCTGGTTCTCCGCCCAGGATAACCATCTTGAAGAGACCCACATCCCAGCAGCCAGAGGAAACAGCTGCTACTCCAGCTCTGGAACTGGGACCATCCCAGCAGAGGCAGCCACCAAAGAGTCCGGGTCTCTCAAGTCAGAAGATGCCCGAGAATCCTTCTGCCCTTGCTGAAATTCCGGCTGGCAAGGAGGATGCACTAGTGCCCGCTTCCCCATCTGCCACAAAAGATCAACCACAAGGCCGCAGTCGTAGTTTCTGGGAGGAAAGCGACGACTCATCCGTGGAGAACCAGTTGCCAGCTCCAACACATAGCTCTTTACTGAATGCCAAGGCCAAGGAGTTCCGTCCAGAGCGACAGCAAGAACAACTGCATCCAGCTGGAGAATCTCCTAAGCGAAGACGTCGCCTTCAGCGTTTCAATCGCACGCTCAAGCGCCGCCAGCTCTCGCAGGCCCACATTGATTCGTTATTTGAGAGCCAGAGCCAGGCTCCGCTAGTCCTGCCCAGTTGCTACCACAGTGCCCCCCCGGCGGCGGCTCAGCAAAGATCTGTAAGCCCAGGCATCGGGGATTGTCCAGTGGCTGCACCTCCTCCAACTCCACCTGGTGTCAATGAGGATAATGCTGAGGTCAGCCAGTTGGTTTTCCAAATGGAAAGCCTCTCCTCGTCTGGGGAACTGGAGCCTAAGGATGTCTCTTTGGCGAACCCCTTGCCCTCCAGTATTTCTGGTCCAAGTCAGCTTAACCACACGCTGAGTTCCTCCTTGGCTCCTCAGGAGAAGAATCAACCAGAGACTGTCATAAGCCCGGATTTGTGTTACAGCGGGTCGTTGTTGGATATGGACAGGGAGGACacgcaggaggaggaggagcagcaccaacaggaggagcagcaccaacaggaggaggagcagcagcagcagcagcaggaggaggagcaagcATCGCCTCTCCTATTAACCCCAAACTTGCAACCAGAGGCAggacaccaacaacaactcCCTGTCACCCCCAAACTGATCTTCCAGTCACCAGCCTCGCATGGCCAGGATTACCCCCAACCGGATCTTAACTGCGTGCCCCACAACCTCAAGAAGCTGCACAAGACGGTGACGCAGCGGTACTCGGACTACGCCTTCGTCTACGCCTTGAGTGCCCAGCTGGGCCAGGAGTGTGTGCCCATGGACTGTTATGTCTACCTCAAGATGGCCCTCTTGGCCAGCCTGGTGTCCATAGAACCAGACGAGCTGCGTCCACCCATATCGCTGTGCATCATTGCCACGGACAGCCTGATGGCCCATCGCCTGATGAACTCCATTGGCCAGCTGGCGCCGCGTTTTGTGGGACCCCACGAGTACGGGCTGCAGCCAACTGTAACCGGTGGTGGCCAGCTGTCATCGTTGCGTTACAATTGGGTGGTGGCCAGTCCCCTGCTGTTGGCCCAGCAGGGTGTCTACTATGTGGGCGACTGGACACGCCTGGCCAAGGAGCAGGGCGAGCAGATTGAGAAGAGCATTGAGAATGGTTCGGTGGCAGTGCCGCAGCTGCAGACGGATCAGGCTTTGGAGGCGGCCATTTGGATGCACTGGCAGCCGGAGAATTCCAGCAATCAAAGCTTGACTTTTGCCAAATTGTGCCC AATCTTTGGCCTGCCCATTTATATGGGCGATGGTCTAGCCACTAGCAAGGACAGCCTGTGGAGCTTTCTGCTGCGCCAGCACTCTAAAGAGGACGAGCAGGAGGATGACCAGCCGGATGGCTTGAATATACCGGAGGAGGACATGCGCATGCTGCTGCATCTGCTAAACCAGCGACAGGTAACCTTCGAGGAGAAGGCCCAGCACATGCTGCAGAAGTACTATGTAATAGCCAGAAAGGAGCGACCCA CTGTCTTCACCAGCAAAACTTACATTGTGCTTAAGCAGTTCGCCGAATCCTTTGCCAAGCTGGCCTTGCGCCTGGAGGTCCTCGAGTCTGATGTCTGTGTGGCCATCTTCCACTGCGAGCACTTTGTCCAGCAAATCTTTGGCGGCATCTCACAGCCACCGCCAGCGGTGAAGAGTTTTCGTGTCATCTCGCACATTGATCCGTATATGAACGAGTTTTCTCGCTGGCTCTTGCAGTATTTGGATCGCTACGAGGACCAGGAGCTGGGCATGCACAAGGCCAAGCGTCGCCGCTCGGATACTTGGgagtttttttaa
- the LOC108080378 gene encoding uncharacterized protein isoform X2, translated as MPSKKHLGSQGCSRSSRRRTIQLSEFLREEDEDGVQQSNEGSIAILAASCVTATPVVTPDTTTDDLEKVALKSPADSPAQTPPSPPSLQNPANAWHLSSAEREPPSQGTFRPDQQAFPDLGKQVKKVKALALPEAKVKSLSTARSRRGGPVLGNFMPKATAAGRDQAVARWLSSVQSPFDISQPSQRSKAPSSGSPPRITILKRPTSQQPEETAATPALELGPSQQRQPPKSPGLSSQKMPENPSALAEIPAGKEDALVPASPSATKDQPQGRSRSFWEESDDSSVENQLPAPTHSSLLNAKAKEFRPERQQEQLHPAGESPKRRRRLQRFNRTLKRRQLSQAHIDSLFESQSQAPLVLPSCYHSAPPAAAQQRSVSPGIGDCPVAAPPPTPPGVNEDNAEVSQLVFQMESLSSSGELEPKDVSLANPLPSSISGPSQLNHTLSSSLAPQEKNQPETVISPDLCYSGSLLDMDREDTQEEEEQHQQEEQHQQEEEQQQQQQEEEQASPLLLTPNLQPEAGHQQQLPVTPKLIFQSPASHGQDYPQPDLNCVPHNLKKLHKTVTQRYSDYAFVYALSAQLGQECVPMDCYVYLKMALLASLVSIEPDELRPPISLCIIATDSLMAHRLMNSIGQLAPRFVGPHEYGLQPTVTGGGQLSSLRYNWVVASPLLLAQQGVYYVGDWTRLAKEQGEQIEKSIENGSVAVPQLQTDQALEAAIWMHWQPENSSNQSLTFAKLCPIFGLPIYMGDGLATSKDSLWSFLLRQHSKEDEQEDDQPDGLNIPEEDMRMLLHLLNQRQVTFEEKAQHMLQKYYVIARKERPSDCLHQQNLHCA; from the exons ATGCCATCTAAGAAGCATCTAGGCAGCCAGGGTTGCAGCCGCTCCAGCCGGCGCCGTACGATCCAGCTGAGTGAGTTTCTGCGCGAAGAGGATGAGGATGGAGTCCAGCAGTCCAACGAGGGCTCCATTGCAATCCTCGCTGCTAGTTGCGTCACTGCAACCCCTGTTGTGACACCAGACACAACCACCGATGATCTGGAGAAGGTAGCACTTAAATCCCCAGCAGATTCCCCTGCCCAGACTCCTCCATCGCCTCCAAGCCTGCAGAACCCAGCAAACGCTTGGCATTTATCTTCCGCCGAAAGGGAACCCCCCTCTCAAGGCACCTTTAGGCCCGATCAGCAGGCATTTCCCGACTTGGGCAAGCAGGTGAAGAAGGTCAAGGCGCTGGCCTTGCCGGAAGCCAAAGTTAAGTCTCTCAGCACAGCTCGTTCTCGACGCGGTGGCCCAGTTCTGGGCAACTTTATgccaaaagcaacagcagctggcAGAGATCAGGCTGTGGCCAGGTGGCTGAGCTCCGTCCAGTCGCCTTTTGATATAAGTCAGCCGAGTCAGCGCAGCAAGGCGCCTTCCTCTGGTTCTCCGCCCAGGATAACCATCTTGAAGAGACCCACATCCCAGCAGCCAGAGGAAACAGCTGCTACTCCAGCTCTGGAACTGGGACCATCCCAGCAGAGGCAGCCACCAAAGAGTCCGGGTCTCTCAAGTCAGAAGATGCCCGAGAATCCTTCTGCCCTTGCTGAAATTCCGGCTGGCAAGGAGGATGCACTAGTGCCCGCTTCCCCATCTGCCACAAAAGATCAACCACAAGGCCGCAGTCGTAGTTTCTGGGAGGAAAGCGACGACTCATCCGTGGAGAACCAGTTGCCAGCTCCAACACATAGCTCTTTACTGAATGCCAAGGCCAAGGAGTTCCGTCCAGAGCGACAGCAAGAACAACTGCATCCAGCTGGAGAATCTCCTAAGCGAAGACGTCGCCTTCAGCGTTTCAATCGCACGCTCAAGCGCCGCCAGCTCTCGCAGGCCCACATTGATTCGTTATTTGAGAGCCAGAGCCAGGCTCCGCTAGTCCTGCCCAGTTGCTACCACAGTGCCCCCCCGGCGGCGGCTCAGCAAAGATCTGTAAGCCCAGGCATCGGGGATTGTCCAGTGGCTGCACCTCCTCCAACTCCACCTGGTGTCAATGAGGATAATGCTGAGGTCAGCCAGTTGGTTTTCCAAATGGAAAGCCTCTCCTCGTCTGGGGAACTGGAGCCTAAGGATGTCTCTTTGGCGAACCCCTTGCCCTCCAGTATTTCTGGTCCAAGTCAGCTTAACCACACGCTGAGTTCCTCCTTGGCTCCTCAGGAGAAGAATCAACCAGAGACTGTCATAAGCCCGGATTTGTGTTACAGCGGGTCGTTGTTGGATATGGACAGGGAGGACacgcaggaggaggaggagcagcaccaacaggaggagcagcaccaacaggaggaggagcagcagcagcagcagcaggaggaggagcaagcATCGCCTCTCCTATTAACCCCAAACTTGCAACCAGAGGCAggacaccaacaacaactcCCTGTCACCCCCAAACTGATCTTCCAGTCACCAGCCTCGCATGGCCAGGATTACCCCCAACCGGATCTTAACTGCGTGCCCCACAACCTCAAGAAGCTGCACAAGACGGTGACGCAGCGGTACTCGGACTACGCCTTCGTCTACGCCTTGAGTGCCCAGCTGGGCCAGGAGTGTGTGCCCATGGACTGTTATGTCTACCTCAAGATGGCCCTCTTGGCCAGCCTGGTGTCCATAGAACCAGACGAGCTGCGTCCACCCATATCGCTGTGCATCATTGCCACGGACAGCCTGATGGCCCATCGCCTGATGAACTCCATTGGCCAGCTGGCGCCGCGTTTTGTGGGACCCCACGAGTACGGGCTGCAGCCAACTGTAACCGGTGGTGGCCAGCTGTCATCGTTGCGTTACAATTGGGTGGTGGCCAGTCCCCTGCTGTTGGCCCAGCAGGGTGTCTACTATGTGGGCGACTGGACACGCCTGGCCAAGGAGCAGGGCGAGCAGATTGAGAAGAGCATTGAGAATGGTTCGGTGGCAGTGCCGCAGCTGCAGACGGATCAGGCTTTGGAGGCGGCCATTTGGATGCACTGGCAGCCGGAGAATTCCAGCAATCAAAGCTTGACTTTTGCCAAATTGTGCCC AATCTTTGGCCTGCCCATTTATATGGGCGATGGTCTAGCCACTAGCAAGGACAGCCTGTGGAGCTTTCTGCTGCGCCAGCACTCTAAAGAGGACGAGCAGGAGGATGACCAGCCGGATGGCTTGAATATACCGGAGGAGGACATGCGCATGCTGCTGCATCTGCTAAACCAGCGACAGGTAACCTTCGAGGAGAAGGCCCAGCACATGCTGCAGAAGTACTATGTAATAGCCAGAAAGGAGCGACCCAGTGA CTGTCTTCACCAGCAAAACTTACATTGTGCTTAA